A genome region from Brassica oleracea var. oleracea cultivar TO1000 chromosome C2, BOL, whole genome shotgun sequence includes the following:
- the LOC106326200 gene encoding transcription repressor OFP14-like translates to MPNPVQQSVHGYLSKIKREAGKLQLSSSKSLSSSKKWVLSYKLHKKLSSLMNVRRPSKTCRVNDDDHHQDPGQAATLSDIDRFLEENFKSLCIRDGGEEEEEDHHRRMTKKKEKRDQSSDDSSDTDEDDYYRHRFERTWGQAVYDSPKLPDPRRRTERLSPPPGSSEGTPSMYTTPEEEEERRSLRSNSSSLVLPENCIAVLRCTEEPQEDFRRSMVEMMESKLGGGEVDWDLMEELLFCYLDLNHKKSHKFILSAFVDLIISLRDKEKRVTRKSLEMSLTTRAARDRFSKRSYASRN, encoded by the coding sequence ATGCCAAACCCAGTGCAGCAATCGGTGCATGGTTACCTGTCAAAGATCAAAAGGGAGGCAGGAAAGCTGCAGTTGTCGTCGTCGAAATCATTGTCATCATCCAAGAAGTGGGTGCTTAGCTATAAGCTTCACAAAAAGCTCTCCTCCTTAATGAATGTAAGACGTCCCAGCAAGACCTGCAGAGTCAACGACGACGACCACCACCAGGATCCCGGTCAGGCCGCCACCTTGTCCGATATCGACCGTTTTCTCGAGGAAAACTTCAAATCCCTCTGCATCAGAGATGGCGGCGAAGAGGAGGAGGAGGACCACCATCGGAGGATGACCAAAAAGAAGGAGAAAAGGGATCAGTCCTCGGATGACTCATCCGACACTGATGAAGACGACTACTATCGTCACAGATTCGAGAGGACATGGGGACAGGCGGTCTACGACTCCCCCAAACTGCCAGATCCGCGGAGGAGAACAGAGAGACTATCTCCACCACCTGGATCATCGGAAGGTACGCCCAGCATGTACACAACGCCGGAGGAGGAGGAGGAGAGACGGTCGTTGAGGTCCAACTCATCCAGCTTGGTGCTGCCTGAGAACTGCATCGCGGTGCTGAGATGCACTGAAGAGCCTCAGGAGGATTTCAGGAGGTCGATGGTGGAGATGATGGAGTCCAAGCTAGGAGGGGGCGAGGTGGACTGGGACTTGATGGAAGAGCTACTCTTCTGCTATCTCGATCTCAACCACAAGAAATCACACAAGTTTATACTCAGCGCTTTCGTCGATCTCATCATCTCTCTCCGTGACAAGGAGAAGAGGGTCACCAGGAAAAGCCTTGAGATGTCGCTCACTACTCGCGCCGCCAGGGACAGGTTTAGTAAGAGGAGCTATGCCTCTCGAAACTAG
- the LOC106325599 gene encoding uncharacterized protein LOC106325599, with protein sequence MFDGLFKPKFYTKCKYLVKITKTRVETVKRKKSSVCKYLKKDIVDLLNNSLDYNAYGRAEGLIEEKRRLSCYELLEQFCICVASNVSLLQKSSKCPEECCEAISSLVYAAARVSEVPELRDLRSLFADRYGTNSLEQFVNPEFVERFKAEPPSKEMKVKLLQEIAIEYSIKWDAKSLEQRLYTPPPDEEPQKTKTKQNTPGKTRENRSSLSFHGRKDSLDSKSMSRRSEDDSMGTSESCVSGPDEEEEKEDDPENKPFYYRFIMPASYNNKPKIEKQESLPEKMTKSDLLPDDTDSPIAGRPKPRSVRRRLANPPPPEALGEDSASSGSSKNMRSESMEKASGEGLRRMSRRTASWQANPSNNVPDFDEVAARVDALTRN encoded by the exons ATGTTTGATGGTCTGTTTAAACCCAAATTCTATACGAAATG CAAGTACTTGGTCAAGATAACGAAAACAAGAGTGGAGACGGTGAAGAGAAAGAAAAGCTCTGTTTGCAAATATTTGAAGAAGGACATTGTCGATCTTCTCAACAACAGCCTCGATTACAATGCATACGGCAGG GCAGAAGGGCTTATTGAGGAGAAAAGGAGGTTGTCCTGTTATGAGTTGTTGGAGCAATTCTGCATCTGTGTTGCATCCAACGTATCGCTCTTACAAAAATCCAG TAAATGCCCTGAGGAGTGTTGCGAGGCCATCTCATCCCTTGTATATGCGGCCGCTAGAGTCTCTGAAGTGCCTGAGCTTCGCGATCTCAGGTCTTTGTTTGCTGACAGATACGGGACTAACTCACTTGAACAGTTTGTGAACCCTGAG TTTGTGGAGAGATTCAAAGCGGAGCCCCCCTCTAAGGAAATGAAGGTAAAGCTGCTCCAGGAGATTGCCATAGAGTACTCCATCAAATGGGACGCCAAGTCTTTAGAACAGAGGCTCTACACACCACCTCCTGATGAAGAGCCTCAAAAAACAAAAACAAAGCAAAATACTCCTGGAAAGACGAGGGAAAACAGAAGCAGCCTTTCGTTTCATGGCAGAAAAGACTCTTTGGATAGCAAGTCCATGAGTAGAAGAAGCGAAGACGACTCCATGGGTACAAGCGAGAGTTGTGTCTCTGGCCCTGACGAGGAGGAAGAGAAGGAGGATGATCCAGAAAACAAACCTTTCTACTACAGATTCATCATGCCTGCGTCTTACAACAATAAACCCAAAATCGAGAAACAGGAAAGCCTTCCAGAGAAAATGACCAAGTCTGATCTCTTGCCCGACGACACTG ACTCTCCTATTGCGGGGAGACCAAAGCCGAGATCAGTGAGAAGAAGATTGGCGAACCCGCCTCCCCCAGAAGCGCTTGGTGAAGATTCGGCGAGCAGTGGTAGTAGTAAGAACATGAGGTCAGAGTCGATGGAGAAAGCTAGCGGAGAGGGGTTAAGGAGGATGAGTCGTCGAACAGCATCGTGGCAGGCTAATCCCTCCAACAACGTCCCAGATTTTGATGAGGTCGCGGCTCGCGTAGATGCTCTCACACGAAACTGA